One Chaetodon trifascialis isolate fChaTrf1 chromosome 21, fChaTrf1.hap1, whole genome shotgun sequence genomic window carries:
- the LOC139349822 gene encoding glycylpeptide N-tetradecanoyltransferase 1-like → MSFSDKKPTEDESGSPKRSKKRQKKEDAWTPKGPKDPIAMLNSLPENKQQEIQRALHLFSLGPSIPKTLQQAKRHTYRFWETQPVPRLGDSIVTHGPIIKGEASVRKEPYSLPSGFSWDTLDLSSSTVLRELCTLLNENYMEEDDNTVRYDFSLEYLQWALQPPNWLAQWHCGVRVDTNNKLVGFIAAVPADVCIYEKERRMVQVKFLCVHKKLRLKRMTPVLIRELTRRVNQQGVYQAVYTAGIVLPTPLSSCRCWTRPLNPRKLSEVNYPGLRQTMNLHRAVKFNRLPEVTKTPGLRLMTKADVAGIHSLLQANLRKFYLSPILSLQEVEHWLLPRENVIDTYVVEGDDGTLTDVVSFYGVSFRVLNHLVHTGLRGAHLLYIACTATDPVNLMEDTLVLAKSKGFDILSALDVMDNKSFLGKLKFSINDTGLHYYLYNWMCPDMSPDKVGLVLPN, encoded by the exons ATGTCTTTCAGCGATAAGAAGCCGACAGAGGACGAGAGCGGCAGTccaaaaagaagcaaaaagagGCAAAAGAAGGAGGATGCCTGGACACCGAAGGGACCCAAGGACCCAATTGCTAtg CTGAACTCTCTTCCAGAGAACAAGCAGCAGGAGATCCAGAGAGCTCTCCACCTCTTCTCCTTGGGCCCAAGCATCCCCAAAACGCTGCAGCAGGCCAAAAGACACACATATCGTTTCTGGGAAACACAGCCTGTACCCAGACTGG GTGACAGTATTGTGACTCATGGCCCGATAATAAAGGGTGAAGCCAGCGTTAGAAAGGAGCCATACTCTCTGCCTTCAGGTTTCTCCTGGGACACTCTGGacctgagcagctccactgtg CTGAGAGAGCTATGCACTCTGCTAAATGAGAACTACATGGAGGAGGATGACAACACTGTCAGATATGACTTCTCTCTGGAGTATCTGCAATG GGCTTTACAACCTCCTAACTGGCTGGCCCAGTGGCACTGTGGTGTGCGGGTAGACACCAATAATAAGCTAGTCGGCTTCATTGCTGCTGTTCCTGCAGATGTCTGCATATATGAGAA GGAGAGGCGGATGGTACAGGTCAAATTCCTGTGTGTTCATAAGAAGCTGCGCCTCAAGCGGATGACTCCAGTTCTGATCCGAGAGCTCACCAGACGGGTCAACCAGCAGGGCGTCTACCAGGCTGTCTACACAGCTGGTATAGTGCTGCCCACGCCACTGAGCTCCTGCAG ATGCTGGACTCGGCCTCTGAATCCCCGGAAGCTGTCGGAGGTGAACTATCCAGGTCTGAGACAGACCATGAACCTGCATAGAGCTGTGAAATTCAACCGTCTGCCTGAG GTGACAAAGACACCAGGTCTGCGCCTGATGACGAAAGCAGATGTTGCAGGGATACACTCTCTACTCCAGGCAAACCTCCGCAAGTTCTACCTCAGCCCCATCTTGTCTTTGCAGGAAGTAGAGCACTGGCTGTTGCCGAGGGAGAACGTGATTGACACCTACGTTGTGGAG GGTGATGATGGCACACTGACAGATGTGGTGAGTTTCTATGGCGTCTCCTTCAGGGTGCTGAATCACCTGGTCCACACTGGCCTGAGGGGGGCTCACCTCCTTTATATTGCCTGCACTGCCACAGACCCGGTCAACCTCATGGAGGACACACTCGTCCTGGCTAAATCT AAAGGTTTTGacatcctctctgctctcgACGTGATGGATAACAAGAGTTTCCTGGGGAAGCTTAAGTTCAGCATCAATGACACGGGCCTTCATTACTACCTGTACAACTGGATGTGTCCTGATATGAGCCCAGACAAG GTGGGCTTGGTGTTACCAAACTAG